A stretch of the Planktothricoides raciborskii GIHE-MW2 genome encodes the following:
- a CDS encoding chlorophyll a/b-binding protein, whose protein sequence is METKETKFGFTAFAETWNGRLAMLGFVIGLATEYMTGHGILSQLGLM, encoded by the coding sequence ATGGAAACCAAAGAAACTAAATTCGGATTTACGGCGTTTGCGGAAACTTGGAATGGCCGTTTAGCCATGCTGGGCTTTGTGATCGGTTTGGCTACGGAGTATATGACCGGCCACGGTATTCTTTCTCAACTCGGTCTGATGTAA
- a CDS encoding LysR family transcriptional regulator, with protein MRVEQLQAFLSVAETGSFQAAARRCGFTQSTISRQIQALEAEVGLALFHRTAQAKLTVAGECFLPRAQRICQEWQKALEELTELLEGKQPELCVAAIHSVCNYYLPPILQKFCQKYPEVQLRVTTLGSDRALKVLKDGLVDLAIVMNNRFLTTSPEMVVEILYNESIKLLMAANHPLGQYETVPLAELAKYPQVVFKDGYGMQRLVQDKFMQQGHNLKAALELNSPEAFRGVVRLGEMIALLPETALWDAYHDPTLAVRSLPSEIDAEGKDAWIRQVVMVTTRDRLQIPPIQTFWQLVREFVPVQMR; from the coding sequence ATGCGTGTCGAGCAGTTGCAAGCTTTTCTCTCTGTGGCAGAAACGGGCAGTTTTCAAGCAGCAGCCCGACGCTGTGGGTTTACCCAATCTACGATTAGTCGCCAAATTCAAGCGTTAGAAGCGGAAGTTGGATTGGCTTTATTTCATCGGACTGCTCAAGCGAAGCTGACTGTGGCCGGAGAATGTTTTTTACCCAGGGCGCAGAGAATTTGTCAAGAATGGCAAAAAGCTTTGGAGGAATTAACAGAACTTTTGGAAGGAAAACAGCCAGAATTATGTGTGGCGGCAATTCATTCTGTTTGTAATTATTATTTACCGCCGATTTTGCAGAAATTTTGTCAGAAATATCCAGAAGTCCAATTGCGGGTGACTACTTTAGGCAGCGATCGCGCTTTGAAAGTGCTCAAAGATGGCCTGGTTGACTTAGCGATTGTGATGAATAATCGATTTTTAACCACAAGTCCAGAAATGGTTGTGGAAATTTTATACAATGAATCGATTAAACTGTTAATGGCCGCCAATCATCCTTTAGGACAATATGAAACCGTCCCTTTGGCAGAACTAGCGAAATATCCCCAGGTAGTTTTTAAGGATGGCTATGGGATGCAACGCTTGGTGCAAGATAAGTTTATGCAGCAAGGACACAATCTGAAGGCCGCTTTAGAGTTGAATAGTCCAGAAGCTTTTCGTGGTGTAGTTCGCCTGGGGGAAATGATTGCTTTGTTGCCAGAAACGGCTTTGTGGGATGCCTACCACGATCCAACTTTAGCGGTGCGATCGCTCCCATCGGAGATCGACGCTGAAGGCAAAGATGCCTGGATCCGCCAGGTGGTGATGGTGACGACCCGCGATCGCCTGCAAATTCCCCCTATCCAAACCTTTTGGCAGCTAGTCCGGGAATTCGTTCCTGTGCAAATGCGGTAA
- a CDS encoding chlorophyll a/b-binding protein, with the protein MDTKETKFGFTAFAETWNGRLAMLGFVIGLATELITGQGILSQLGLM; encoded by the coding sequence ATGGACACCAAAGAAACTAAATTCGGATTTACGGCGTTCGCGGAAACCTGGAATGGTCGCTTGGCCATGCTTGGCTTTGTGATTGGTTTGGCTACAGAACTGATCACAGGTCAAGGCATCCTGTCTCAGCTTGGCTTAATGTAA
- a CDS encoding phosphotransacetylase family protein produces the protein MQYLLIGSTEAYSGKSTTILGISPQLQQSGLEIAYAKPVGRCEDEWEPNPVDEDVKFLAKTLNLSDQNLGKTVLFLGKQLFKERLGTNQGSLDYKKYLQNSLADIRGDIIIMEGPASFDEGYLYQLSLPDIAELVDASVVLVTRFESPESVDILLSAKQRLGDRLIGVVLNDIPPENLAETETLIKPFLEQQNIIVFAMLPKIAFLGGVSVGELAERLNAQVLCRPDRLNLMVETLKIGAMNVNSALKYLSNGVNMAVVTGGGRTDIQLAALETSTNCLIVTGNIRPSPIILNRAEEAEVPVLSVDLDTLKTVEIITESLGKVRLHEPMKVDYIRQLFQEHFLVDRLLASLNIDRPILVSR, from the coding sequence ATGCAATATCTGTTAATTGGGTCAACAGAAGCCTATAGTGGAAAATCAACCACTATCCTGGGAATTAGTCCACAACTCCAGCAAAGCGGCCTGGAAATTGCTTATGCAAAACCTGTGGGACGATGTGAGGATGAATGGGAACCAAATCCTGTCGATGAAGATGTAAAGTTTTTGGCCAAAACCTTAAATTTGAGCGATCAAAACCTGGGAAAAACCGTACTATTTTTAGGGAAACAACTCTTTAAAGAACGCTTAGGAACAAATCAAGGCTCACTCGACTATAAAAAATATCTGCAAAATTCTTTGGCAGATATTCGCGGAGATATTATTATTATGGAAGGGCCGGCGAGTTTCGATGAGGGCTATCTTTATCAGTTATCTTTGCCAGATATCGCCGAATTAGTTGATGCTTCTGTGGTGTTGGTGACGCGGTTTGAATCCCCAGAATCAGTGGATATTTTGTTGTCGGCTAAACAACGATTGGGCGATCGCCTGATCGGTGTTGTCCTGAATGACATTCCGCCGGAAAATTTGGCAGAAACAGAAACATTAATTAAGCCATTTTTGGAACAACAAAATATAATCGTGTTTGCCATGTTGCCAAAAATTGCTTTTTTGGGGGGTGTCAGTGTCGGGGAATTAGCCGAACGATTAAACGCTCAAGTGCTTTGCCGACCTGACCGATTAAACTTAATGGTAGAAACCTTGAAAATTGGAGCCATGAATGTCAACTCGGCGCTGAAGTATCTATCAAACGGAGTCAACATGGCAGTGGTTACAGGAGGGGGACGGACGGATATTCAGTTAGCCGCTTTAGAAACGTCTACCAATTGTCTGATTGTCACCGGAAATATTCGACCTTCCCCGATTATTTTAAATCGCGCTGAAGAAGCCGAAGTGCCGGTTTTATCTGTAGACCTCGATACTTTGAAAACGGTTGAAATTATTACCGAAAGTTTGGGTAAAGTCCGCCTGCATGAACCCATGAAAGTTGACTATATTCGCCAATTATTCCAAGAGCATTTTCTGGTCGATCGCTTGTTGGCTTCCCTCAACATTGACCGACCAATTTTGGTGAGTCGTTAA
- a CDS encoding glycosyltransferase family 4 protein, with product MKILIYSYNYHPEPIGIAPLMTELAEGLVKRGHQVRVVTSMPNYPEREIYPDYQGKWYLTEERNGVTIQRCVVWIRPRPNLLDRLLLDGTFVFNSLPYALSGWRPDVVLATVPPLPVCIAVSILARLRQTPVVLNIQDIQHEAAWEVGLLKNKWLFQAFAKLEKFACRHANKISVIADGFVENLQQKNVPLEKIVMIPNWVNVNFIRPIPKETNSFIEKHHLPGKFVVLYSGNIALTQQLPTAIKAAAKLNHIPDIVFVIVGETKAINRVREYCEMFSAHHVKLLNFEPRETLPDMLAAADVGLVVQKHNVIGFNMPSKIPVLLASGCPIAASVPLTGTAAKAVQKSGGGVVVPPEDEDALAAAILDLYQHPEKRAALSAKGRQYAIENYAYEQALNRYESLFSELVEENTYRLKALSK from the coding sequence ATGAAAATTCTGATTTATTCCTATAACTATCATCCAGAACCAATTGGGATTGCACCACTGATGACAGAATTGGCCGAAGGTCTCGTGAAAAGAGGGCATCAAGTGAGAGTTGTCACCTCTATGCCGAACTATCCAGAACGGGAAATTTACCCTGACTATCAGGGTAAATGGTATTTAACCGAAGAACGAAATGGTGTCACCATCCAACGCTGCGTAGTTTGGATTAGACCACGACCTAATTTATTAGATCGACTTTTACTCGACGGCACTTTTGTTTTTAATAGTTTACCCTACGCCTTGAGTGGGTGGCGTCCCGATGTGGTGTTGGCGACAGTTCCTCCCTTGCCAGTTTGCATTGCCGTGAGTATTCTGGCTAGGTTACGCCAAACGCCAGTGGTCTTGAATATCCAAGATATTCAACATGAAGCTGCCTGGGAAGTGGGATTGCTCAAAAATAAGTGGTTGTTTCAAGCGTTTGCCAAATTAGAAAAATTTGCTTGCCGACACGCAAATAAAATTAGTGTGATTGCTGATGGGTTTGTGGAAAATTTGCAGCAGAAAAATGTTCCCTTAGAAAAAATTGTGATGATTCCCAATTGGGTGAATGTGAATTTTATTCGCCCCATACCGAAGGAGACAAATTCATTTATAGAAAAACATCACCTCCCAGGCAAATTTGTGGTGCTTTATTCAGGTAATATTGCTTTAACTCAACAATTACCAACGGCGATTAAGGCCGCCGCTAAACTTAATCATATTCCTGATATTGTGTTTGTGATTGTGGGGGAAACCAAGGCAATTAATCGGGTGAGAGAGTATTGTGAAATGTTTTCGGCGCATCATGTGAAGTTATTAAACTTTGAACCCAGAGAAACTTTGCCAGATATGTTGGCGGCGGCGGATGTGGGATTAGTTGTTCAAAAACATAATGTGATTGGGTTTAATATGCCGTCAAAAATTCCGGTGCTGCTGGCGAGTGGTTGCCCGATCGCCGCTTCAGTGCCTCTGACCGGGACAGCGGCCAAAGCGGTGCAAAAAAGTGGCGGTGGTGTGGTGGTTCCTCCAGAAGATGAAGATGCTTTAGCTGCGGCGATTTTAGATCTGTATCAGCACCCGGAAAAACGGGCGGCTTTGAGTGCCAAAGGTCGGCAATATGCGATAGAAAATTATGCTTATGAGCAAGCATTGAACCGCTATGAAAGTTTGTTTTCAGAATTGGTTGAGGAAAATACTTATCGGTTGAAAGCGTTATCTAAATAA
- a CDS encoding anthranilate phosphoribosyltransferase family protein — MSNRFREFIQKIGSGPHTGENLNRQEAAEAMSMMLNQEATPAQIGAFLIAHRIKRPTGEELAGMLDAYEEIGPTLRLSGVKPMVFGCPYDGRSRMTPLVVITALILATVGQPAIMHGGDKMPTKYGVPLIDIWQGLGINWCTFSLQQVQQLIETTGLGFVYLPNHFPQAAGLVPYREQLGKRPPIATLELIWSPVVSDYHLIAGFVHPPTETLFQEALALRGVKNFTTIKGLEGSCDLPRDRTAIIGRIQNGEFQRLHRNPYDYDFGGKNPPIPETTPQLIHQMQRILEGKPSELMHSAIWNGGFYLWHCGFCPDIATGFDTAENLLSTGKVNAKLQEVMRINS; from the coding sequence ATGAGTAATCGTTTCCGAGAATTTATTCAAAAAATTGGCAGTGGCCCCCACACTGGAGAGAATTTAAATCGCCAAGAAGCCGCAGAAGCCATGAGCATGATGCTAAACCAAGAAGCGACTCCCGCTCAAATCGGGGCATTTTTGATCGCCCATCGGATCAAACGACCCACGGGAGAAGAACTGGCTGGGATGTTGGATGCTTACGAAGAAATTGGCCCAACCTTAAGGCTTTCCGGGGTAAAACCTATGGTGTTTGGCTGTCCTTATGATGGCCGATCGCGCATGACACCCCTGGTGGTGATTACTGCCCTAATCCTAGCGACTGTCGGTCAACCGGCGATCATGCACGGTGGGGACAAAATGCCCACCAAATACGGCGTCCCTTTAATCGATATTTGGCAAGGCTTAGGGATTAATTGGTGTACTTTTTCCCTACAGCAAGTTCAGCAACTCATCGAAACCACAGGTTTGGGATTTGTCTATCTGCCGAATCATTTTCCCCAAGCAGCGGGTCTGGTTCCCTACCGCGAGCAACTCGGCAAACGACCACCGATCGCCACTTTGGAGTTAATTTGGTCGCCTGTAGTCAGTGACTATCACCTGATTGCGGGTTTTGTTCATCCCCCAACGGAAACCTTGTTTCAGGAGGCGTTAGCCTTACGGGGAGTCAAGAATTTTACCACCATCAAAGGTTTAGAAGGCAGTTGTGATTTGCCCCGCGATCGCACAGCCATTATTGGCAGGATCCAAAATGGTGAATTCCAACGCCTACATCGAAATCCATACGACTATGACTTTGGCGGCAAAAACCCCCCCATCCCAGAGACAACCCCGCAACTGATCCATCAAATGCAGCGGATCTTAGAAGGGAAACCATCGGAATTAATGCATTCGGCGATTTGGAATGGTGGATTTTACCTGTGGCATTGTGGTTTTTGTCCAGATATCGCCACCGGCTTTGACACAGCGGAAAATTTATTGAGCACAGGTAAAGTGAACGCCAAACTGCAAGAAGTGATGAGAATTAATAGTTAA